The genomic segment CGCTCCCAGGACTCCGCGCTCCAGTCGGAGGTGGCGAACATGTGGTTGTCGCCGATCTCGCCCCAGGACATCTGGGTGACCTGGTCCTCGTTGAGGTGCGGGTTGCCCATCACGGAGTTCGCCGCGATCTTGAAGGTGCCGTCGATGTACTGCTCGGTCTCGTGGAACGTCCCCGCCGCCAGGCCCACGGCGTCCGCGAAGTTGCTGCCCTCCAGGATCAGCGCGCGGACTCCCCACTCCCAGCGCTCGCAGAAGGTGTCGAGCGCCGACGTCAGTCCGCCGTGCCCCAACTCCAGGCCGGACAGGGCCAGATCGGCGAAGCCGCGGCCTACGCTCGCCTCGCCGATCATGCCGAGTTCACGAAGCTCCGACATGGCCAGGTTGATGCCCTCGGTGATCAGGGCCAGGCCTTCCACCTGAAGGTCCTTGCCCTCACCTCCGCCGCCCCCACCACCTCCGCCGTCGTTCATCGAGTCAACTCCCCGTCTCCGCCGGACCCGCTCGTCTCGTCGTCCACGTCCACCGCCGCCGCATCCGGCACGATCCCCCTCACCGGCGGGAACAGCGCGCCCTGACCCTCGCTGCCGACGTCCAGCGCCACCCCGTACGGCACCGGCATCGCCGGGATCGCCACGTCCAGCAGCCGGGCGCCCAGCACCCGGTCGTACGCCCACTCGCGCGCGCCTTCGCCCCTTGCGATAGCGAATCGGGCCAGGGACGGCTCGTCCGAGAAGGCGTAGATCCAGCGGATACCGCCGTGCTCCCCGGTGAGCGGGGCGCCGTCCGCCGACAGGGGTACGAGTACCGCCGTACGCCGGAACTCGCCGAGCAGGGCGGCGGCTTCGCGTCGGCGGTGGGCGAGGGCGGCGTCATCTGCCGCCGGGGGGAGGGTGTCGCCGCCTGTCGGGGACGGGGTCCGCTCTTCGGGCGGGGCCGGCGGGCGTTCGGAAGCGGGACCGTTCGGCATGGCCGGCTCGGCCGGTTCCACGTAGTGGAAGATCCTGGATCGGCGTATACCGCCCGCCGCTCCGACGCCTCCCCCGTGATCAGACATGCGTGCGATCATCGCATCGGCGTATGGCGTGCTGCAACGCCACGACCTTTGCCGCAAAGTGTGTCGCCGGACCGGGCGTCGGGTGACAGAACCGGGGCGGGCACGACCGTGAAGAAGAGGACGAAGGTACTCCCGCGCAGGCCCACCGTTCACTCGTCCGGGCCGCCCAACACCCCCTCCCGCCTGCCGAGTTGAGGCATATGCGTCTCACTCTGTGTGGATACGGCCGCACCTTCCGTGAGTTGATCAAGGAGATTCGGTGTTGATCGGGCCATGCCGTGGATATGGTGCTGATGCAAGACGATGCAGGAGGGGCGTCGAGGAAGACGTCGCTCCTCACAGGGGCCGTCTGAGGCGGTGGTCGACCACTCCGCCGAAGTGAACGGGGTGGTGTGCAGCGTGCCGACCGCGATAGCCGTCACCAGTTCCGACCTGGTGCTCCCACCGCACGACCGGCAGACCCCGCCCGCGGTCGTCCAGCCGCAGGAGACCCTCGAAGCCTCCCTGTTCGGCATGCACGCGCTCATCGAGCAGCACGGCTATGTCATCGCCCTCCACTCGGCCTCCGACGAGCCGGCCGTCACCCGGCGGCTGCACACCGTCCGTTCGGTGCTGGAGAGCGACCGCATCGCCCTGCTCGGCGTGGACCTGCCCCCGCTCGGACTCGCCCTGCTCGCCCAGCAGTTGCGGCAGCTGTCCGTGTGCGACTTCAGCCCGGGGGTGCTCGCCTCCTCCGTACGCCTCCTCGCGCACTACATCTACGCCGGCGCCCACCTCGGCTCCGTCGCCAAGCTCGACCGGGTGCCGGTCACGCTGAAGTCGCACGCCAAGTCGTGGATGCCGGGCGCCCAGTTCGCCGTACTGGCCAACCCGCGGCCCCAGCTCGTCCGGCTCCACACCGCCGACCAGGAACCCCTCGCCGGTCCCGAGTTCGGCACCCGGCTGCTCGTCGCGCAGGGGCCGCAGCCGCCGTCCGACTGGGTCACCGCGACCCTCGCGCCCGCCTGGCAGGTGCAGGGGTCCCTGCCGGTCCCGCTGCCCGAGGGGTCCGCGCGCTGGTGGGGGACCGGCAAGCTCGTCGAGTTCGCCGCCGGCCTCGCCGACGTCTCCGTGCTCTACCAGCTGGTGTCGTCCGTACGCCGCGAGACCTGCCACTGGTGCGGCCTCGAACTCATCGGCGACCGCTGCGGGTTCTGCGCGGCCCCCTTACGGGAACCGGAGCCCACGCCCCTCCCGGGCCGGGCGGCCCTTCCCCGAGGGGCCACATGACAGCCGTACGACAACTCCATACTCCGGGGGCAGACCCCATGACCCCCAGCAGGAGAAGCAGGCCCGCTTCTGTGCCCGGCACGTTCCCACGAGGTGAGATGTAGTGAACTCGCGCCAGCGCCGCGGCGTCATCCTGCTGGTCCTCTCGGCCCTGTGTGCCCTGGCCGCGTTCGCCGGGGTGCTCTCGGTGATCCGTGACGTGAACGCGAAGGTCGGACCCGAGGTGACGGCGTACCGGCTGAAGGACGACATCGCGCCCTACAAGGAGCTGTCGGCGGGCCAGTTCGAGAAGATCACGATGCCGGAGCGATGGCTGTCCGGCACGGCCGTCACCGATCTGTCGGAGATCCGGGGGAAGATCGCCGTCACCCAGCTGCGCAAGGGCTCCCTGCTCCAGTCCGACATGATCGTCGACCGGCCGGAACTCGAACCCGGGCAGCAGGAGATCGCGATCCTGATCGACGCGTCCACCGGTGTGGCGGGGAAGATCAACCCGGGGTCGCGGGTCAACCTCTACGCCACGTTCGAGGAGAAGGACAGCGACTCGGGCAAGGACACGTCCAAGCTGATGGTCGCCGACGCCCGC from the Streptomyces sp. NBC_00310 genome contains:
- the cpaB gene encoding Flp pilus assembly protein CpaB; this translates as MNSRQRRGVILLVLSALCALAAFAGVLSVIRDVNAKVGPEVTAYRLKDDIAPYKELSAGQFEKITMPERWLSGTAVTDLSEIRGKIAVTQLRKGSLLQSDMIVDRPELEPGQQEIAILIDASTGVAGKINPGSRVNLYATFEEKDSDSGKDTSKLMVADARVIDVGKLTPLESGQSSSDRRRTATEAVPITFALDTADAQRVAFAESFAEHVRLALVGGGEATVVVPDDRSYTLDEDK